GTATGCTtttcttaaaataatatatgCGGATTCCCAAGCCGCTGACTTTAAAGGGACATAATCTCAGGTGGTAGGAAAGTCAGGGGGTGGGCACTTCTAGTCTGACTTCACCAGGCAGTACAAAGGGTGCTGACATGGTACCACTCAGAAgcctgagggagggagaaacttCCTGGTGTATCTGGGGGTTTGTGCAGCCGGGCTGACCTCACACTGCCCTCCACTGTGGGGACTGACCTGACAGTAGTCTTCAGCCAGCCGCGTGGTCTGGGCCATCATCACCTCAGCAGAAGGCTAGTACTTCCTGGTGGTGATCCCATGACCATACTGGATATTCCTTACATGGAATGACTCAGTCATGTGCCTCTCAGCCCAACCTGCTGATCAAACCTCTGCATGCCGTCCTGGGTTTGTTGGGTCATCAGAGGTCTTGCGAGCAAAATTGCTCTTATTATTgtcctaaaatgttttttgagatTGGAAAACACATTGGGAGGAATCCTTGACCATTCCTTTATACAGAAGCTTTCCAGAGCCTTGATATCTTTCATCTGCTCTTTCGGACTGAATTTTGCAATTAGAAATAACAGGTTTTACAATGGATTTTTACTAGGACAAATGTGAAGGCAGTTGCAAAATTAAGATTTCCTTTGACCAAGAGAAACCAAATGTGGGGATACTGGTCTCCCTGGAAGATACACTCACTTACTTTGTGGAAGAGGCAACCAAATTTTAGACACAAATTTCTATGTACTGGGTTATACTCATAATGCCAACAAACCTTAAAAAGGGCCTCAAGAACAGCGGCAGCCAAGTAGCCCCAGTACTTCGCAGATtcacaaacattattttacagaggtGTTGTTTTCTGCCAATGTATTCTCATAGAACACCAAAGCCTCCACTGATGCATGAGGCCGAGGGGTTTTGTTTTCAACTCCAGGCATTTACCCTAGTTGGACAACAAGACAATAAAAAGCTCTTCGGCCCAAACATCAGTGGTAGGTTTGGTGTCAAAAACAAAATGCGTAATGAAATTGTTTGATTTGGATTTAAgctaaaagaaaaatctaatCGGCTTAGTTCATGGCCTCAGGAACCTAGTCCCCAGTAGAATCAATAACGAGTAAGACAGCATTtcaatcaatttatttattaacaaacaaaaacgTTTCATAAGAACTAAACCAGCATCTACCTATCTGCTGGTAAGAGTAAACAAATATTAAGCATAAGAACTGAGTAAAGCATAAACAAGATTATGAACTGATTTGAGTTAAAGTGAGCTGGATTAACATTTGATTTACAAACCACTGAGGCCATGTATAGGGTAGATATGATTATTATCTGGCTGCTAACTCCTGTTTAAACACGTGACAAAAAGATcccaatgaaagaaaacaataaaaatacagtCGTGCGTGAAAATACTGAAAGGAAAAGAACACAATCATAATCATTCCAATTGAAgccaaattaaaaacattgatcGTCCCCTCAATTCATTATAGCTAAGTCCATGTGGGGTCAGTTGTTCTTTAATCCGCTACCAAGAGTTAGAGAGGAGTCGATGTACATGAGACATGAGATCTGCAGGAAATGCACTCGGGACCCAGAGCAGACGCACTAAATCGAACAGCTTCTCCTGGGCAGTCTGTCAGGCCACAGAAACCAAGTGTTCATAAGCAGAACGGTTCTTCTAAAAAGCTTGAGAAATGTCCCTAAATGAGTAGCATTGACAAAACGTGAAAACAACCGTTGGCCATCCTCACAGATGAAAACTATGATATTTTGATGAACCTCGTCTTGACAGAAAACTGTGAAAAATATAGTTCTGGACCGAACAAGAGTTAGAACAGTAGTAAAAAGAGATGGACACATTGCCTGTGCATGAGTTGCTAAAAAGTCCAAAATCAGGATTGAGTTCAAAGCTTTTCCTCTCATTTTCTAGAGTACAGATTTGTGGGTAAAGAAACATTCAGATTATTGTTATATAAAATCCAGTCTCAGATTTTGAAATCCTTGCCTTCAGAACAACAGACCCGCACAAAGTTCTGACCGAGTCTGTCCGGTTTCGACAGATATGCTTAGAGGATGGAGATGAAGGCAGATCTTAGAACGGATGATTTGTTTTGCGTCTCATGGTGGTTTACGTTTTGGCTGCTGCGACACTGATCTTCCAGGACCATTATGTTCCTTTATGAAACAAGTAGATAGGCCTCTGAAAACCTGAGGAAAACATACACATGCGTTtgctttaaaaacagaaaaaagcaGTCTGGAAGATGAAACAGAACCAGATATGGATTTTGGTAGGGTGACTAACCTTTCGACAAAGTGTTAGGCACCCCGATCAACTCGTAGCTACAGAATCCCACTTCAGATGTCAGATATGTGGAGAAGTCTTCTGGTTTGAGGTGGATGCTTTGGTAATTCTTATAGATGCTCTCCTGTAAAAGAGGCGCTCGTTATCATGTCATCTTGACTGCCGAACTGCCCCAGAGCGAAAAACAGACGAAGGAATATGAAGATATTCTCATTTTCAGCAACGATCTGGGAAAAATTGGCATTAACTGCTTTGCTGAGGGAGAGAACCAAAACACTTTTCTTCACCTTCCTGGCTCAGGGATTTCATCCAGCacccttttggttactggtcagatgatctaaccactaagctaccTGCCACCCCTTTTGTCACTCTGCAAAGAAACGGGTTAAGGGAATAGATTGACCTAGACTGATATTTGAGTGGAATAATATTTACCTTGAGCGGTTTCTGAAGGCCCATTGAGTAATTTTTCACAACATGCCGTTATTCAACTCtatcccagcctggaattagcattattagcattgtaatTTAAACTGGGAGTCCGAGACATataagctgcattgcaagcggaaaataACTCAAAAAACACTTTCAACTAAATCAAGCTGCATTTCAAGCAGAAACCTACTGTTTCTTGAGTTAGTTTACGCTTCCATTGCAGCATTTGTTGCTTGGGACACAGTTTCAATTAATGAACAGattatgctaataatgctaattccaggctgggacagaggtgaataacGGCTTGTCATGAAAAATAACTCCATGGGCCAtcaagaacaactcagggtaagtgttatttcatcCAAATATTAATCTAAGTCGATCTATCCCCTTTAAAGGCTGGAGTTCCTGTTATGGCTAATGTCACTATGGCTAACAGACAGCTATTGGCTCAGGCACTCACAGCAACCACACAGCTGGAGTGAATTACACCCCGTTCCCACTCACCGTGAGCCTCTTCCTCTTGCCGTAGGTGATCCAGGGCTGCGGCTCCAGGATGAACAGGCCTCCAGGACGCAGGTGTCGGAAGACCCGGTGGAAGAGGCGCTTCAGCCCGCTGTCTCCCCAGTTCAGGTGCACCCACTTGGTGACGCTGAAGCACAGGATGACGTCATACTCCGGCCGCTGGGTCAACAGCAGAGCATCGCTGTCCAGGACGTAGTTCCCCTGAGGACAGGGACACTGGGAGGTGATTCTCCACCGAGTTTCAATGATCATTCCCCGTATTCATCGGCTCCCTAATATAACGGATGCTGATTATACAAACGGACGCTAATCAAAAGGCTTCACTCACCTTGGCAAAGGAGACATTGGAGGGGAAACTGCCAGGAGGCATGGCGGGGGTTTGGGGAAGCGGAGGGGCTGCTATTGGCCCCCTGGAGAGGCATAAGGAGACGGGGAAGGAGCTGGTCCCCAGTTCAACAGCCGGCTCTGCAGAGTCgtcttcatcctcctccatctccaggGCCCTTTTCTCCGTGTGACGCGACATAACCACCCCGTCGGCCGTCACCGCGGGGACGCCACCCTCCCTCACCCGTTTCCCTGCATCTCCGTTCTCGGACCTGCCGCTCCCTGTTCCACCCGGTTCGCCCTGTCCTTGGGCCTGCCCGACCGTGCAGGACGGATCCTCCCCGgtctcctcccccatctcctcccccatctcctcccgTTTGACGGacttctcctcctttttctcctcttcGGACCCGCCGGTTTTCTTCTCCTCCCCGGCGGCCCTCCGGGCCTCCCGGACCTGCACCTCAGATAGGTAGTGCCTGATGTTCTGGCGGGCCACATGCACCAGACCTCCGTCGATGTCCAGTCCCAGTATGTGGGCAGGCCGCAGCGTCTTAGCGATGCAGAGGGTCAGGTGGCCCGTGTTACAGCCCAGGTCCAGCACGGCTTTACCCTGGAACCACTCCCGGCGGAGACAGCGGAGACGCGGGTCCTCGCCACAACCAGGGTTGCGGTAGCCGTAGTACTTGTTGTAGTTGCCATACTGGAACTTCTTCTTCTGATGGGGCTGCTTGTGCTGGTTCTGGGCGTGCTGGCGGCCACCCGGCACCTGGGACGAGCCCCGGGGGCCGACCACCGGAGTGTGGAAGGACGAATGCGCATTTCTCCCGGGCGCACCCCCGCGGCCCCTCTCCTCGGCCCCCGACCTGACCGCGGGGGCGGACTGTGCTGCGGGGGCCTCCGTCTTACCAGAGTTCCGCCTGCGTTTGCGTTGCCGGCTGCTGAGGTGGTTCAGGCCACCGTGCGCGGTGCCCGAGGGGTCTGCCGGGGCTCGAGGCTGGGTCTGGGGAGTAGATATTGGGAGCGTGGCCTCATCCCTGCTGCAGGAGTGGTTGATCCCAGTGCCTCCCTGCAGCTCCACGGCGGCTTCTTCCTGGACAGAGGCAGACGCCGCACTAGCCGACACCGGGTTCATCCGGGAGGAACCGGTGGTGCTGGTCACTTCGGCACCTCTCTCTGAATCGGACAGGTTCAACCCGGCAACGGTGGACCCCCCGCCTCCTCCGCCTCCATGGTGTCTGTGGCGGTGTCGTCGCCTGCCGCCGCTCTTGAAGGGTGAGACCAGGACACACCTACCTTCCATCTCGCTGTTGAGGTTGAGGGGGTCGGTGATATCCCTGGGAATAAGGATCTCCACCGGGTCATGGTTCTTGGCGGGCAGGGGGGAGGACCGGGGCGTCTCAGCGTTCAGCGCCCTGTTCACGTCCTCGTCCAGCAGGCTGTTGAGATTCAGGGGGTCAAAGATGTTTCCCCCCAGCAGGAAGTTGGTGGGTAGAACCGAGTCACTCTCAGAGTTGGCCCGTCGTCGTCGCTTCCCTGCCGGATGCTTAAACCCAGCGTTAATTGTGCTACGGCGCTTAGAGAGCttctgttgctgctgctgctgctgctgttgttgttgttgtttgggtTGCTGCAAGCCATTTTTAGGGTTAAGGTGTTGTTCAGTTGCCATAGCCTGCTGCCGATCTCTCTCTTGCTGGTCGGTGTGGTGAGTCAAACTTCTCTGTTTGGCTTGGGAACCACTGTCTGGCATGGGGCAGGTAGCAACAACATCAGTGATGTCTGAATTGTCCAGGGCGGCCTCTGGCACTTTTGGGGCATTGTTGAAGCTTCCAGGGCATGCTGAGTGTTGCTGGGGCGGCAGAGGTGGTGCTGGGTCCAATTTGGTACTTTTGGTGGGCACAGGCTCTTTATCAACAGACATCTCTATCACCTTCTACTCAGTACTTTTTGTGCTGACATGGAACCAGtaaactgaaaacacacaaaaaagtattattacAATGTTCACTGAAATGCATTAATCAAAGGCAACATACCcacaaaatagtttttaaaacatCGCAATTATACTCCGTTGCGGCTTTCCTTGCAATTTAAATAACGAATGATTGCATAGCTGTGTAAGTTGCCAATTTAAGAATTACTGACGTTAACTTTTGATATTGAGCCTGCAAGTCAATCTACGtccccaaaatgcatgcaagaCCCCGTACAGTTTAAGTTACAGGAGCCAAACGTTGAGTGAACGACCACAATGAAGACATTGAACCCACCTCAATGCCTGCTGGTACTCGTGAACCCGCTTCCTCAATGGTGTTAGCTAGCTATGAATGCCGATATTTTTCACGAATCCTCCTCTTTACGTGAGTAAATGTTACGAAGTAAGATGCAATATGCGATATAAACTAGCCTTCTAGTAAGAGAATTAAGCAACTGTATGatcatcaacaacaacacaacagtcCGCTCAGCTCACCGTTCTCCCCGCCTTCGCGTGAAGCTGAACTGTCACTGACACACTCCCTCCCCGAGTTACTGACGTTCCCGCAGCATCAGCTTCGTAGATATCTTGATTGTTCgctattattattttcactggttaaagaaataaatactgtGTGGGAGACAAGCCTCTCCAAAACTAAGAAAATAACCACTGTGGTCGTTCTGTGTGAATTTGTGTATGATTGTGAGGTCGCTCGCAGTTTAGACTCCAAACTCGGGGCGCTAACTTCTAGCTCAACAGCTCTATCTCAGGTTGGGTTCCAATGATTGTTTTATCCTTTGCTAAAAGCCAACACACTCAGATAGACATGCCTTTGAACCAATGAGATGACGATTTTCATGTCGTCCTTGTGAAATAGACCAATTATAATGCAAGAATGGATTGGGCAGTTCACCTCGACCTAGTTTTTCCACACATAGGTATAACATAATTTGCCTGTctgaaatataatttgttttcccCCGCCATTTGGgaaaattatacatttcaaatgttttgtgtacGTAGAATGGCCGTGATTTAAGtacaaaaaatttacatttaggTCATTGAGTACAAGCAAAAAAGAACAACATAGACTAGATTACAACGCTTCGACCCcgccccctctctttctcagacATGTGGTAGGGCAGCATGAAGTGGCTACTTGTTAATGggatttgtagttttttttaatcaaaaatgTTCAGGATCTTCCGCTGCGAAACTTGAAGAGGTTAATTGTAAATTGTattgttgattagaaataggttggaaattgttttgaatAAATCTGATTCAAGCATTGGCTAAATGCTTGTAGCCAATGAGTAAGCATTTATTGACCCCTGGTTTGGGtattttaaaagttattttgtcTGTATGCAGACAGGCATCTAAAATCAGTAGGCTAAGGTTGTGGTAATGTtcactgtaaataaataaattacaggtTGTGGACGTCGACTTTAACAACCTTTAAAACATCCAGAGCTAGAGCGGTAGCGCATAATATGTGATCATCATTTTGGTGAATATTCAGTAAAAGTtctaatgtattattattttttttttttatcagtttaGATTATTGGACATGTTCCAGTAAAGAGGCTACATAGCACTACCAATAATGACAGACAGAAATCAAGCAGAAAATGAGACAGGTTAGTAAAATATGAATTTAATTACAAAACTTTATACATGATAACATATAAATATATCTAcaatgttttgcatgttttataATTTAGGAAAGCATATTAGACAGGGAATAACTGCATAGGAATGTTAAAGAAGAACTCCATTGTCCAAGACAATGAAAATAGAGATGAGCTCCAGGCAGTCAACCCAGTAAGCTCTTTAGAAACCtttagtaaaacaaaaataattcagtGTGTTGACAGGCCTTTTAAAGTGACAGTGAAAagttttcagaaaacatttgatagtCTTGGACCTCAACCATGGTTTTCTCCTAGTCGGCCCACACTAAACATGCATAAATATGAACGTTCCTGAACGTCCTGAATGTGTGTGATGATGATCTGGATGGGCATGTCTTCTCAGAACTCAGATTGTGGAGACTTGTATGTCCTGGGTCCATCTCCATCACCATTGTCTAGATTTCAGGACCAGGGCCTCCATACTGTCTGGGGCTGGATCTGAAATAGTGACCGCCTCAGAGTCCTTATTGGGGCATCGGGCAAAGGGCCAAAGGGACGGAGAGGTGTGGGGGTACTAGACACCAAGGGAGGATGGGATGGTACCAGAGGCCCCACAGCCTGAGATGTATTGTGACAAGAGGATGACAAGGAATCTGAGGAAAgctgagagggggaggaagggaagGGGAAGTGGCATGGCaaggagaggaatggaggggtGCTGGTGAAAGGTGACAAGGAACTTGAGTAAcagggggagggtgggggggagagggagtaAGGGGGAGATGGGTATGGGGGTGAGAGGTGTTGAGTATGTGTTgctgggtggtggtggtggagcaCAAAGGTGTTGGGATAGATGGGAAGAGAGGTGTTGATGTAGGGGAACGTGGCCTCCCTGCTGGCTCGTTGATGACCCGTCACTGTGCTGTCCTTCCTGTTCGGGCCTCTGCTCATGAAGCATGGTCCTTCTGCTGTAAGCCCCCAAGGCTGGAGGTCCAGGGGAAAGGCCGGGCTCTGCACCCTCCCCTGAGAGAAGGCACTGTGGGTATCCAGGTGGTCCCTCATTTCCTGGACAAAGCTCTCTCTCTGGGAGGGGTCCACGCTGTCTATGTAGTTGTCCAGTCGAGAGATGCATTCTCTGAAACCTGCACTGTATATAGGGTTGTGTAGgggctgtgtgttctcctgtaTGGTGCTTATATTCTGGGAGGTCACAGTGCTAGTTACTGGAGCCGAGGACTCTTTCATTATATTTTCTGTGAGGGTTAGTGTTGGTCATTAGAGAGTCAGACAGTATAAGAAGAAAAttaggaaaagaaaaaagggcagaaagagaaaaaagcgAAATGTGAAGATGAGAGCATAAGAAAATATCATGATTAAATAGATGATGAATATGGAGAAAAcccaaacagagagaaagaggacagtATGAGGAATCAGGGTGTCAATCATTAGTTTATGTATTTGTAGGTGTTTGTAGATTAGTTGCCAAGGGAATAAATAAGGAGGTTTTggggagagaaaaataaattattattagcaCTCACAGTCTTATTTCACTTAAATGAATTACATCAGATAAAAATAATAGGGGGAAACTAATACAATTTTCGATTGATAGATACCTTTGCTGTCCTTTCCATTTGCTTTTCTTCTTATATAATCAACAGTCAACTCTAAAATTTCAGCTTTTTCCAATTTTGGATTTTTTAGCCtctgtgagagaaaaaaaaatcctagtcAATATGACATTACGCACAACCATCACGTACAACAGTTTACATTAGTTTTTAAGGTATTCATTTTGGTATGAGTCAGAAGGATATGTATGATTTAATACTATACTAAGACAAATATACTcggtaaaaaaattaaaaacgtTGGTTTTTAATTCCATGTAGTAATGATGTGCGTGAAAACTCTACCTTTGGCgcaacatacttttttcattgCATTGCATGGGATTGGTTTGCGTGCCCACTGTTTGAAATGTAATGGATTACGTTTACAAGGCCTACAAAATATGTGTTTATCTCAACTCACCATGTCAGAAGTGTTCCTTAGCAGAATAGTCCGTAGCTCATCCAAGCGTTGATTAATCCTGTCACGCCTCTTCTTTTCAATCACGGGTTTGAGAACCTAGTAAATCTTCATGATCAGTAATTGCAGCTGATCCTAATCCAAAATGAACTCCtatactttatatatatattttgataatatatatatatttgagttatttttaataatatttgtatatatataatacataaacatatacacacacacacatatacatatatatatatacacacacacacatatatatataagcaAGATCTGAACTTACCCTCTTTATGGCTTTACGATTATTCATGTTTTATCCCTCCAACTTCTGCGATGAAGTAGGCCTGTATGAATGAAGAATGCTTCTCCAAATAGAAAACGATAAATGCATCCAATCCGGTCAAGGAAGCTGAAGAGAAAGTATCCACACCCACCAACGTGTTTGGTTTAATAGCTAAGGCCGCATGGCTATTTATAAGGTCAAGCAGAACAATTGTCATTGGTTGAATAGGTGACAGTGACGTTTTCACCGTAAGCATACTGTCCTCATGCCTTCTTGAAACTTCCCAAGTTGATTGTGTTCAAAGATTAGggtaaaacaaagacaaattagttaatatttttgtctggatttttttcctaCTTTAGTTTATCTCAATTTcaataaaacttttttggaatagtCTAAAAACAGATAATTTTAATAAAGTATAGCATAATCATTTAGAATCAGCATAGTCCAtagagtgtgtatatatatatacactctaTTTTTCTATAgttatatatattgtatatgcaTATTTGATATTGATAAATGATATACAtctatgttttgtttattgACCCCTGAGATGTCCCCAGAGGTGTCCCTCGTGAGGCAACCAAATACGTAGAGTATGTTATTGTTTGGGAATGCCAGGGTATGCATTCTCTGAACTTTATTTAGCTTTCACAATAATGCGTTTATAACATTATTGGCGCAATTGGCCTGTAAATAAGTGATCGTTTTATGTAGGATCAATTTGGTACAAAATGTATCTATGGGGATTGGTGGGTGTATCTTCAGAACCTATGCATCGAAAGGATTTTCTCGTGGGAACAGAAAAATACTTTTGCTGAAAAAGTGTCAGAATGAACACCATCAGACCAACTCGAACACACTCGTCTTTATGATGTATACAATACATGCAAGTGCCAATTTACGCATGGATGACAACCGTCGCACCTTGTCTGAGCGTGCCACAGTGACCTTACCATTTGCTCTACAAGGGAAGGTTAGATAGCTCTGTTAATCAACACGAAATACACAAACGAGCCATGTGAATCTAAATGTGGCTTTACCGTAAATAGAGCATAAGGCATTCGATGGTTAAGTCCATGCGTAAAAGAGGCCATTGCAGCTAACCTATAAATGCACGTACACACATTAAgcgagagacggagagaaattGGAGCTAGAAGAGACTTGGCATAAACGTAATAATTAAATTACTGCACGGCGCACTTCAGATGAGTAGGTATTTTCTAACAAAAATATGCTATAACGCCCAAAATGTCCCTATAAGATCCTGCTAGTTCGTGCTTGGTCCTGCCCCATCCAGTTCAGCATTGCCGACCTCTGTATTGTAAACGTCATAAATATTGTGGGCTATTTTGGTTTGGTTATTGCCTAGACTTATTTGGAAATACCCTGTGTGAAGGTTAAATAAACATATAAGCAAAAACGCTTTGAGTTAAATTGAAATCAAACGGGACTAGATAGAATATTTCAAGTTCAAATACATCAAACACCTTGTGTGAAATTCTGTTAAAGCGTTTGTCGACGCTTTATCGGGGTGAATCGCTGGGAAAATGTCCCCAATCTCTCTCTCATGGAGCAAGGTTGGAGCTCTGGTTTATTGCCTGTTAGAATTTGTACATTTTTCAGCAGGTTGACATCAAAGTAGTGCCGCTAACTTTCTGGAGGGTGTGTTTTTTCCCAGAGGCACACGTCGACCCCGTACTGACACCTTAATAAAAACGACCTGACTAAAATCACAGTTTCGATGAATATATCCATTTAGATTAAAGCTGAAATATCATACTGAGATTTGCGAAATGACTTTTTCTTATCATTTAGTAAGTTATGTGAATCTGGGGGTAGAGGGTCACATTTCATATCAATGTCAAAATTTTAAATTGTGTTTCACCCAAACGTGCGGGTGTTGTTGTAGTTATCACAACGCGTGCCCGAGGCCAGTGGGATATCCCTTTGATCCAGGCTAAAGCACAAAATGGTTGTGAGAGAAACCTATGGTAGCCTACAATGTCATCACCATTATATTTCAGACTAGATGTACTCTATACCATGAAGTTACATCATTAAATATGCTTTCAATTACGGCatattttaagaaatgtatagGCCAAACGTACTCATAGATGGGCCATTGGCACCCCAGCCGTCTTTGTTGTTGTGGCTAACATCTTCTTGTAATATCGCAAATGAACGTAGCATTTTAACTGTTATGGATACCATATTTAAGATATCTTACATAATCAATATATTGCTTAATCAATATATTGTGTATACCTACCGATTGCATGTGGTCCAATGCTAAAATATTTGACAGTCTTAGGTTTCTGTTAATTGATGTGACCTTTCAGATTCTACTGGGAATATGTCCCTCAGTCCTTTCCCCTGGGAAACTATAGAAATAACACGTTGGTTTGTGAGCCTACTTGTTAGAAGTTGTACATAATTTAGAAGACAATGAGGTGTTGTCATGGGGTGCGATCGTTCCCACAGCACATGTTCACCTAAACATAACGTTAAAATGTTACGCAGTCTAGAAAGCTGTAGCTTAATATTTTAACAGAGTTAGCAACTGAATTTAGTCAATATTCATCCTGTCTgaatgtataaaaataaaaataaagcaacGATTCCATCTGTGAACAGTGCCAAATTGGAAAGTCCAATTGGCCTAGCATTTGTTGCAGCGTGTGCTGTGGAGACTGATAGTCACCCCTCACCAAACACCTAATGTGTCGCTTTATTTTAACCCACACCTCTCCCGCAGTACACAACGCATTTGTCTTTTATGAACACGTGCCATGGTTGGGGAGGTGAGCGGAACG
This genomic window from Esox lucius isolate fEsoLuc1 chromosome 7, fEsoLuc1.pri, whole genome shotgun sequence contains:
- the her1 gene encoding hairy-related 1, which gives rise to MNNRKAIKRVLKPVIEKKRRDRINQRLDELRTILLRNTSDMRLKNPKLEKAEILELTVDYIRRKANGKDSKENIMKESSAPVTSTVTSQNISTIQENTQPLHNPIYSAGFRECISRLDNYIDSVDPSQRESFVQEMRDHLDTHSAFSQGRVQSPAFPLDLQPWGLTAEGPCFMSRGPNRKDSTVTGHQRASREATFPYINTSLPIYPNTFVLHHHHPATHTQHLSPPYPSPPYSLSPPPSPCYSSSLSPFTSTPPFLSLPCHFPFPSSPSQLSSDSLSSSCHNTSQAVGPLVPSHPPLVSSTPTPLRPFGPLPDAPIRTLRRSLFQIQPQTVWRPWS
- the mepce gene encoding 7SK snRNA methylphosphate capping enzyme, which codes for MSVDKEPVPTKSTKLDPAPPLPPQQHSACPGSFNNAPKVPEAALDNSDITDVVATCPMPDSGSQAKQRSLTHHTDQQERDRQQAMATEQHLNPKNGLQQPKQQQQQQQQQQQQKLSKRRSTINAGFKHPAGKRRRRANSESDSVLPTNFLLGGNIFDPLNLNSLLDEDVNRALNAETPRSSPLPAKNHDPVEILIPRDITDPLNLNSEMEGRCVLVSPFKSGGRRRHRHRHHGGGGGGGSTVAGLNLSDSERGAEVTSTTGSSRMNPVSASAASASVQEEAAVELQGGTGINHSCSRDEATLPISTPQTQPRAPADPSGTAHGGLNHLSSRQRKRRRNSGKTEAPAAQSAPAVRSGAEERGRGGAPGRNAHSSFHTPVVGPRGSSQVPGGRQHAQNQHKQPHQKKKFQYGNYNKYYGYRNPGCGEDPRLRCLRREWFQGKAVLDLGCNTGHLTLCIAKTLRPAHILGLDIDGGLVHVARQNIRHYLSEVQVREARRAAGEEKKTGGSEEEKKEEKSVKREEMGEEMGEETGEDPSCTVGQAQGQGEPGGTGSGRSENGDAGKRVREGGVPAVTADGVVMSRHTEKRALEMEEDEDDSAEPAVELGTSSFPVSLCLSRGPIAAPPLPQTPAMPPGSFPSNVSFAKGNYVLDSDALLLTQRPEYDVILCFSVTKWVHLNWGDSGLKRLFHRVFRHLRPGGLFILEPQPWITYGKRKRLTESIYKNYQSIHLKPEDFSTYLTSEVGFCSYELIGVPNTLSKGFQRPIYLFHKGT